The following are encoded together in the Panicum virgatum strain AP13 chromosome 6K, P.virgatum_v5, whole genome shotgun sequence genome:
- the LOC120713572 gene encoding putative magnesium transporter MRS2-D: protein MPTAPAAGHGRIDHATAAGAEWAVVSSAGAWRVEAIGKHQLMRRTGLPARDLRALDPALSYPSSLMGRDRAVVVNLERVRAVITASEVLVPAPRAPAAGPLVGDLHARLSTASPRGGKALPFEFRALEVCLEFACKSLEHETSMLEKEAYPALDALTSKVSTLNLERVRQIKSRLVAISGGVQQVRDELEHLLDDDTDMAAMHLSEKLAYQAAGQSSRFDIGKEPAESDQEWEDSEAEQEDVDGEDQGSGAFTPKIDELENLLEAYFVQIDGTLNKLSTLREYVEDTEDYINIMLDDKQNQLLQMGVVLSTATLMVSAAIVVTAVFGINIHIALYRIPSTTVFWEATGGMLGGAAALFAVAMVYYRNNGILR, encoded by the exons ATGCCCACCGCGCCAGCTGCCGGCCATGGCCGCATTGACCACGCcaccgcggcgggggcggagtgGGCGGTGGTTTCCTCcgcgggcgcgtggcgggtggAGGCGATCGGGAAGCACCAGCTGATGCGGCGGACGGGGCTGCCGGCGCGGGACCTCCGCGCGCTCGACCCGGCGCTGTCCTACCCGTCCAGCCTCATGGGCCGGGaccgcgccgtcgtcgtcaaccTGGAGCGCGTCCGCGCCGTCATCACCGCGTCCGAGGTGCTCGTCCCCGCGCCCcgggcccccgccgccgggccgctCGTCGGCGACCTCCACGCGCGCCtttccaccgcctcgccgcgggGCGGCAAGGCTCTGCCGTTCGAGTTCAGGGCGCTCGAGGTGTGCCTCGAGTTCGCGTGCAAGTCCCTCGAACATGAG ACTTCCATGCTGGAGAAAGAGGCATACCCAGCGTTGGATGCGCTCACCTCCAAAGTCAGCACTCTGAATCTCGAGCGCGTGAGGCAGATAAAGAGCCGACTAGTTGCGATTTCTGGTGGAGTTCA ACAGGTCAGGGATGAACTGGAGCACCTGCTAGATGACGACACGGACATGGCAGCCATGCACCTGTCGGAGAAGCTCGCGTACCAAGCAGCCGGCCAGTCGTCCAGATTCGACATCGGCAAAGAACCGGCCGAATCCGACCAAGAGTG GGAAGACAGCGAGGCCGAACAAGAAGACGTCGACGGCGAAGACCAAGGATCCGGAGCCTTCACGCCCAAAATCGACGAGCTGGAGAACCTGCTGGAGGCCTACTTCGTGCAGATCGACGGCACCCTGAACAAGCTCTCCAC actgcggGAGTACGTGGAGGACACGGAGGACTACATCAACATCATGCTGGACGACAAGCAGAACCAGCTGCTGCAGATGGGGGTGGTGCTGTCCACGGCCACGCTCATGGTCagcgccgccatcgtcgtcacCGCCGTGTTCGGCATCAACATCCACATCGCGCTCTACAGAATCCCCAGCACCACCGTCTTCTGGGAGGCCACCGGCGGCATGctcggaggcgccgccgcgctgtTCGCCGTCGCCATGGTCTACTACCGGAATAACGGCATACTGCGGTGA
- the LOC120713573 gene encoding peptidyl-prolyl cis-trans isomerase FKBP16-3, chloroplastic-like, giving the protein MAASSSASASPLLLPSGSRRASASRARLRGGGASRSRALGSEAPCCCKALAAAGNAAQCGAADSFVISSGSSTRRGLLGVALGASALGLAALDAVAAGLPPEEKPKLCDAACESELENVPMVTTESGLQYKDIKVGEGPSPPVGFQVAANYVAMVPNGQIFDR; this is encoded by the exons ATGgcggcgtcctcctccgcctccgcctcgccgctcctcctcccctcaG GGTCGAGGCGTGCGTCGGCGTCGAGggcgcggctccgcggcggcggcgcgtccagGAGCAGGGCGCTGGGCTCAGAGGCGCCGTGCTGCTGcaaggccctcgccgccgccggaaacGCGGCGCAATGCGGGGCGGCTGACAGTTTCGTGATCAGCAGCGGGAGTAGCACCAGGAGGGGGCTCCTAGGGGTGGCCCTGGGAGCGTCTGCCCTGGGGCTCGCCGCGCTcgatgccgtcgccgccgggctgccgccggaggagaagcccaagctctgcGACGCCGCCTGCGAAAGCGAGCTCGAAAAT GTGCCTATGGTAACCACAGAATCCGGCCTGCAGTACAAGGACATCAAAGTGGGCGAAGGGCCAAGCCCACCCGTTGGTTTCCAG GTTGCTGCAAACTATGTTGCCATGGTACCGAATGGGCAGATATTCGACAGGTGA
- the LOC120713574 gene encoding translation initiation factor IF-2-like, with product MAARKRGLEPGHAPRVPWPSPAAAAPPPPAELVQGGGPEGQGRGRRGTSSRPPERGEKSRLSCFRSSSQIRRRRRHSRAGIRPAGGAVGRAPPRHGLGRVPPWPRGRARCRRRTTPRPRPTTARHAHTRPRTALPRHGCLRLAAAGALEQGPRRTPSPAATAPPPVAARPPEEAGVGRHRAPFLAPDPAREGGRHRGGGDPHGLERRRRPAWPGAEGGGEAEGEE from the coding sequence atggccgcgcgcaAGCGGGGGCTCGAGCCTGGCCACGCGCCGCGCGTCCCGTGGCCTTCGCCCGCCGCAGCtgccccaccaccaccagccgAGCTCGTGCAGGGGGGAGGACCAGaggggcaggggagggggcggcgtgggACTAGCTCGAGGCCGCCGGAGAGAGGGGAAAAATCGAGGCTGAGCTGCTTCCGTTCATCGTcgcagatccgccgccgccgccgccactcgagAGCAGGGATTCGACCGGCGGGCGGAGCAGTCGGCAGGGCGCCGCCACGCCATGGCCTCGGCCGCGTGCCGCCATGGCCGAGAGGGAgagcccgctgccgccgccgcacaacGCCACGGCCACGCCCCACCACGGCTCGCCACGCCCACACCCGGCCACGCACGGCTCTGCCTCGCCATGGCTGCCTCCGactcgccgcggccggcgcgctcGAGCAGGGGCCCCGGCGCACGCCCTCGCCGGCAGCTACTGCTCCGCCCCCCGTCGCGGCCCGACCGCCGGAGGAAGCGGGGGTGGGGCGCCACCGCGCGCCGTTCCTCGCCCCGGatccggcgagggagggagggaggcaccGGGGAGGAGGAGACCCGCACGGcttggagcgccgccgccgccccgcgtggCCTGGAGCAGAGGGCGGCGGGGAAGCGGAGGGGGAGGAGTAG